A window from Drosophila nasuta strain 15112-1781.00 chromosome 3, ASM2355853v1, whole genome shotgun sequence encodes these proteins:
- the LOC132789014 gene encoding BOS complex subunit NOMO3, with the protein MRSTRQFSGFLLILILINIIGQISAQANEVIGCGGFIKSHAEIDFSKVEIKLLTKQGSLKDKTDCSPSNGYYFLPIYDKGEYLLSISPPPGWSFEPEHVELNFDGKNDVCSQGKDVNFVFKGFGITGKVALATGSGARDVDVELKSEQGEIRRTKSDINGIFFFTPIIPGKYVVRASHPKWHFSKSEHNVVVVSGNTELPANSLVVSGFDINGNFDTSTQIPANIAIVLYRKKGQTLLPKCSSSPSAPANKLNNDYESAASCYVPLSEKGEYNFKNVPTGKYLLQAVNENKNLKLHLTPKFLKVEVGKDTLQLKDEFKISGFTVSGQVLRSAGGAPLKSATVKLNNEKVAETDASGSYILENIKSGSYNILIESPQLQFEPVQVKTQILTPTLPVIVPSAYEVCGKVVSPKSYEVGITKAGSTFHTTVTTKAESGSWCAYLPAGKYNFEVLTTEADKSSGVQFFPVQQQSDVGDSPLGGITFSQLRAKIRGELQCLPDATATCTTAEITLQGLDATGQPTENKWKARAHRGKYSFKDVLPGPYEITIPQGNLCYESTRVFLNVAAAEENAPPFIHKGYEVSIISSHRALMKYTHITGPSEPKSPTETLKILSGVNTFCVSKYGSYDFKLEGCHIYDDTLPSKFITPEPDQLQTLIVNAIAHKTGVRVLSTEPNADSLRLAVETEANGRQIITPIAESHKVDGKYAYRYDTYLKPDEIMNIAPISDVLLFAPQHQQVVGGSDCVDIAFNFVATRGLILRGKVVPPIKDAKVTLSFPEHPEREVIDTLTSVTGEFKFGPIDESLKFELKAEKESYVFSEYNRQSNSFSAHKLCEIEVTVTDDAGQSLSGVLLSLSGGESYRKNLVTGDNGAINFHSLSPSQYFLRPMMKEYKFEPNSKMIDIKDGETIQVTLTGKRFAYSIFGAITSLNGDPFAEVNVQAIATESCQHQQEEATSELNGQYRIRGLQPGCSYVVRVVTDDEKVHRSIPASHTVTVGNEDVRNINLIAINPIKIVDITARIFASHKDFYKTLRIVMYKRGSSDSPVFSQKVASPLNPKSSINPGIMVYFPRIPLDGKSYVVELQSTLSDKTYSYKLPSFSFVADKVSVYMKLEFNPEVRATEADLNQNSIGALVLIALVAIAFFKQDLAVTFLTFVWDKLSDIVAEIAQRQKGKTSVKKNEPINQREIEQMADQINAIKKEKVKKI; encoded by the exons ATGAGGTCGACGAGGCAGTTTTCCGgctttttattaatattaattttaattaatataattggCCAAATTAGCGCGCAGGCCAATGAAGTTATTGGATGCGGTGGTTTCATTAAAAGTCATGCCGAAATCGACTTCTCCAAAGTTGAAATCAAACT TTTGACGAAACAAGGCTCTCTAAAAGACAAAACTGACTGCTCCCCATCGAATGGCTACTATTTTCTGCCTATTTACGACAAGGGTGAATATCTGCTGAGCATTTCACCTCCTCCGGGTTGGAGCTTTGAACCCGAGCACGTTGAGCTCAATTTCGATGGCAAGAATGACGTGTGCAGTCAGGGCAAAGATGTTAATTTCGTTTTCAAGGGCTTTGGCATAACTGGCAAAGTGGCTTTGGCCACTGGCAGCGGAGCAcgtgatgttgatgttgaatTAAAATCGGAGCAGGGTGAGATTAGACGCACCAAGAGCGACATCAATGGTATTTTCTTCTTCACCCCGATTATACCCGGTAAATATGTGGTACGCGCCTCGCACCCCAAATGGCATTTCTCCAAATCCGAGCACAATGTCGTCGTAGTCAGTGGCAACACGGAGCTGCCGGCCAACTCGTTGGTCGTCTCAGGCTTTGATAtcaatggcaacttcgacACAAGCACACAGATTCCAGCTAACATTGCGATCGTGCTCTACCGGAAGAAGGGC CAAACTCTGCTACCCAAATGCAGCAGTTCCCCCTCTGCGCCCGCCAATAAACTGAACAACGATTATGAAAGCGCTGCGTCTTGCTATGTGCCGCTATCGGAAAAGGGCGAATACAATTTCAAGAATGTGCCCACTGGCAAGTATCTGCTGCAGGCCgtcaacgaaaacaaaaacttaaaactgcATCTGACGCCTAAGTTCTTGAAGGTGGAAGTCGGCAAGGATACGCTGCAGCTGAAGGATGAGTTCAAGATCAGCGGCTTTACGGTGTCCGGACAAGTGCTGCGTTCCGCTGGCGGTGCTCCACTCAAGTCGGCCACTGTCAAGCTCAATAATGAGAAGGTGGCCGAAACTGACGCTTCTGGTAGCTACATCttggaaaatattaaatccGGCAGCTATAATATCTTAATCGAATCCccacaattgcaatttgagcCTGTGCAAGTGAAGACACAAATCTTGACACCAACACTGCCTGTTATTGTGCCATCAGCCTATGAAGTGTGCGGCAAAGTTGTGTCACCAAAATCCTATGAGGTGGGCATTACAAAAGCTGGCTCCACGTTCCATACGACGGTTACAACCAAAGCGGAAAGCGGCAGTTGGTGCGCCTATCTGCCTGCTGGCAAATACAACTTTGAAGTACTTACCACCGAGGCGGACAAGAGCAGCGGTGTTCAATTCTTCCCCGTGCAACAGCAGTCCGATGTAGGAGACTCACCTCTTGGCGGTATTACGTTCTCTCAGTTGCGTGCAAAGATTCGTGGCGAGCTGCAGTGTCTGCCAGATGCCACAGCGACTTGCACTACAGCTGAGATTACTCTACAGGGTCTGGATGCCACCGGGCAGCCAACGGAAAACAAATGGAAAGCCAGGGCTCATC GTGGAAAGTACTCTTTTAAGGATGTGCTGCCCGGTCCCTATGAGATTACCATTCCACAGGGAAATCTGTGCTACGAATCGACTCGCGTCTTTTTGAACGTTGCCGCTGCTGAGGAGAATGCGCCACCTTTCATTCACAAGGGTTACGAAGTCTCCATCATATCCAGTCATCGCGCTTTG ATGAAATATACCCACATCACTGGACCCTCTGAGCCGAAATCGCCTACTGAAACCCTCAAGATTCTGTCCGGTGTCAACACTTTCTGTGTATCGAAATACGGCAGCTACGACTTTAAGCTCGAGGGCTGTCACATCTACGACGACACGCTGCCCAGCAAATTCATTACACCCGAGCCGGACCAGTTGCAGACATTGATTGTCAATGCCATTGCCCACAAGACCGGAGTACGTGTGTTGTCCACAGAACCCAATGCTGATTCACTGAGATTAGCAGTCGAAACAGAAGCCAATGGCAGACAGATCATAACCCCAATTGCTGAGTCGCATAAGGTGGATGGCAAATACGCATATCGCTATGATACCTACTTGAAACCCGACGAAATCATGAACATTGCCCCAATAAGcgatgtgttgttgtttgcaccACAGCATCAACAGGTGGTTGGTGGCAGTGATTGTGTAGATATTGCCTTTAACTTTGTGGCAACGCGTGGTCTGATCCTGCGGGGCAAAGTCGTGCCACCTATCAAGGATGCCAAGGTGACACTCAGTTTCCCCGAACATCCAGAGCGTGAAGTAATCGATACACTCACTTCGGTGACCGGGGAGTTCAAATTTGGTCCCATCGATGAGTCGCTGAAGTTTGAGCTGAAGGCTGAGAAGGAATCCTACGTATTCAGTGAATACAATCGCCAGTCGAATTCGTTTAGTGCTCACAAATTGTGCGAGATTGAAGTCACGGTTACAGACGATGCCGGACAGTCATTAAGTGGTGTTCTACTCTCGCTTAGCGGTGGCGAAAGCTATCGCAAGAATCTAGTAACTGGCGACAATGGTGCCATTAATTTCCACTCGCTGTCGCCATCGCAGTACTTCCTGCGCCCTATGATGAAGGAGTATAAATTCGAACCAAATTCCAAGATGATTGACATCAAGGATGGCGAAACGATTCAAGTAACGCTCAC CGGCAAACGCTTTGCTTACTCGATCTTTGGCGCTATTACCTCGCTGAATGGTGATCCTTTCGCTGAGGTTAATGTGCAGGCCATCGCCACAGAGAGCTGCCAGCATCAGCAGGAAGAAGCGACCAGTGAACTTAATGGACAGTATCGCATTCGTGGTCTGCAGCCCGGCTGCTCTTACGTGGTGCGTGTGGTGACTGACGATGAAAAGGTGCATCGATCCATACCCGCGAGTCATACAGTCACCGTGGGCAACGAGGATGTGCGTAACATCAATCTGATTGCCATTAATCCCATTAAAATTGTGGACATCACTGCTCGCATCTTTGCCTCCCACAAAGATTTCTACAAGACGTTGCGCATAGTGATGTACAAACGTGGCTCCTCCGATTCGCCAGTGTTCTCACAGAAGGTTGCTTCTCCACTGAATCCGAAATCTAGCATCAATCCTGGCATTATGGTTTATTTCCCACGCATTCCACTCGATGGCAAGAGCTACGTGGTCGAGCTGCAATCTACACTGTCGGACAAGACGTACTCCTACAAGCTGCCCTCGTTTAGCTTTGTGGCTGACAAAGTCTCTGTCTACATGAAGTTGGAATTCAATCCAGAGGTGCGCGCCACTGAAGCGGATCTTAATCAGAATTCAATTGGTGCTTTGGTGCTCATAGCACTGGTGGCCATTGCCTTCTTTAAACAAGATCTGGCTGTCACATTCCTCACTTTCGTCTGGGACAAGTTGAGTGATATTGTTGCAGAAATTGCTCAGCGTCAAAAGGGCAAAACAAGTGTGAAAAAGAACGAGCCCATCAATCAGCGAGAGATCGAACAAATGGCCGATCAGATCAATGCGatcaaaaaggaaaaagtCAAAAAGATTTAG
- the LOC132789015 gene encoding protein eiger isoform X1 produces the protein MTAETLKPFITPTGVVNNNFPAKHSAGTHSQRKTKHAAPIVLGIIAAALVIGIFVLTIWQTVRVQHLESELNGLKKDVESLRHRLGINYLEEMDEFQNEYDHRLIDDPNNDELDTNDYDEDDDDLDDMDTNVEDDDDDDDDADDDQTVYNGAEEESSSSVEDDYVDYLDLINQETNGNHTKLPRNSAQTESSASTSSSSNDDNVFDDFTSYNDSKKKKERKSRSIANLRNELQSNEVTQNQNQTEAKTEQQLKENVASTESLPHHHSHKSHSRAHHRRHRVLVRKGESTVSAKSVDNYSRPAAHFHLRDSLRHDQGHQSLQGLGYTGDIYVGEIAESMYNQQAFTVDKGVLMVHEPGLYYVYAQICYNNSFDENGYIIFHEHTPFLECLNTVPTNMPKVHTCHTSGLIQLERNEKIHLRDIHRQRNVIFRNRNNRSYFGIIKI, from the exons ATGACAGCGGAGACACTTAAACCGTTTATAACGCCAACGGGTGTcgttaataataattttccgGCCAAGCATTCGGCCGGAACGCACTCGCAACGGAAGACTAAACATGCCGCTCCGATTGTATTGGGCATCATCGCTGCAGCACTCGTCATTGGGATCTTCGTCCTAACC ATCTGGCAGACGGTGCGGGTCCAGCACCTAGAATCCGAATTGAATGGACTCAAGAAAGATGTGGAAAGTCTGAGACATCGACTGGGCATTAACTATCTGGAGGAGATGGACGAATTCCAGAACGAG TACGACCACAGGCTCATTGATGATCCCAACAACGATGAGCTCGACACCAACGATTACGACGAGGATGATGACGACTTGGATGACATGGATACCAATGTTGaagacgatgatgacgacgacgacgatgccgATGATGATCAAACTGTTTACAATGGTGCTGAGGAGGAGAGTTCAAGCAGTGTGGAAGACGACTACGTTGATTATCTGGATTTGATCAATCAAGAAACCAATGGCAATCACACCAAGTTGCCCCGAAACAGTGCTCAAACTGAATCTTCAGCCTCCACATCGTCTTCATCCAATGATGATAATGTCTTTGATGATTTCACCAGCTACAATGACTcgaaaaagaagaaggaaCG TAAATCTCGCTCTATTGCCAACTTGCGTAATGAGCTGCAGAGCAACGAAGTCACTCAGAATCAGAACCAAACCGAAGCCAAAACCGAGCAGCAATTGAAGGAAAA CGTTGCTTCGACTGAGAGTCTGCCACATCATCATTCCCATAAGTCGCATTCACGGgctcatcatcgtcgtcatcgcgTTCTGGTGCGCAAAG GCGAATCTACTGTTTCAGCGAAATCCGTAGATAACTATTCGCGACCAGCTGCTCATTTCCATTTAAGAGATTCTCTTAGACATGATCAGGGACACCAGAGTTTGCAAG GCTTAGGTTATACAGGTGATATCTACGTGGGAGAAATTGCCGAAAGCATGTACAATCAGCAAGCATTTACGGTCGATAAAGGCGTTTTGATGGTACACGAACCGGGACTCTACTATGTCTATGCGCAAATCTGTTACAACAATTCCTTCGATGAGAATGGTTACATCATCTTCCACGAGCACACACCATTCCTGGAGTGCCTTAACACGGTGCCAACAAATATGCCAAAGGTTCACACTTGTCACACAAGTGGCCTCATTCAGCTGGAGCGCAATGAGAAAATCCATTTGCGTGATATTCACAGACAACGCAATGTCATCTTCAGGAATCGCAATAATCGCAGCTACTTTGGCATCATCAAGATCTAG
- the LOC132789015 gene encoding protein eiger isoform X2, whose translation MTAETLKPFITPTGVVNNNFPAKHSAGTHSQRKTKHAAPIVLGIIAAALVIGIFVLTIWQTVRVQHLESELNGLKKDVESLRHRLGINYLEEMDEFQNEYDHRLIDDPNNDELDTNDYDEDDDDLDDMDTNVEDDDDDDDDADDDQTVYNGAEEESSSSVEDDYVDYLDLINQETNGNHTKLPRNSAQTESSASTSSSSNDDNVFDDFTSYNDSKKKKERKSRSIANLRNELQSNEVTQNQNQTEAKTEQQLKENVASTESLPHHHSHKSHSRAHHRRHRVLVRKAKSVDNYSRPAAHFHLRDSLRHDQGHQSLQGLGYTGDIYVGEIAESMYNQQAFTVDKGVLMVHEPGLYYVYAQICYNNSFDENGYIIFHEHTPFLECLNTVPTNMPKVHTCHTSGLIQLERNEKIHLRDIHRQRNVIFRNRNNRSYFGIIKI comes from the exons ATGACAGCGGAGACACTTAAACCGTTTATAACGCCAACGGGTGTcgttaataataattttccgGCCAAGCATTCGGCCGGAACGCACTCGCAACGGAAGACTAAACATGCCGCTCCGATTGTATTGGGCATCATCGCTGCAGCACTCGTCATTGGGATCTTCGTCCTAACC ATCTGGCAGACGGTGCGGGTCCAGCACCTAGAATCCGAATTGAATGGACTCAAGAAAGATGTGGAAAGTCTGAGACATCGACTGGGCATTAACTATCTGGAGGAGATGGACGAATTCCAGAACGAG TACGACCACAGGCTCATTGATGATCCCAACAACGATGAGCTCGACACCAACGATTACGACGAGGATGATGACGACTTGGATGACATGGATACCAATGTTGaagacgatgatgacgacgacgacgatgccgATGATGATCAAACTGTTTACAATGGTGCTGAGGAGGAGAGTTCAAGCAGTGTGGAAGACGACTACGTTGATTATCTGGATTTGATCAATCAAGAAACCAATGGCAATCACACCAAGTTGCCCCGAAACAGTGCTCAAACTGAATCTTCAGCCTCCACATCGTCTTCATCCAATGATGATAATGTCTTTGATGATTTCACCAGCTACAATGACTcgaaaaagaagaaggaaCG TAAATCTCGCTCTATTGCCAACTTGCGTAATGAGCTGCAGAGCAACGAAGTCACTCAGAATCAGAACCAAACCGAAGCCAAAACCGAGCAGCAATTGAAGGAAAA CGTTGCTTCGACTGAGAGTCTGCCACATCATCATTCCCATAAGTCGCATTCACGGgctcatcatcgtcgtcatcgcgTTCTGGTGCGCAAAG CGAAATCCGTAGATAACTATTCGCGACCAGCTGCTCATTTCCATTTAAGAGATTCTCTTAGACATGATCAGGGACACCAGAGTTTGCAAG GCTTAGGTTATACAGGTGATATCTACGTGGGAGAAATTGCCGAAAGCATGTACAATCAGCAAGCATTTACGGTCGATAAAGGCGTTTTGATGGTACACGAACCGGGACTCTACTATGTCTATGCGCAAATCTGTTACAACAATTCCTTCGATGAGAATGGTTACATCATCTTCCACGAGCACACACCATTCCTGGAGTGCCTTAACACGGTGCCAACAAATATGCCAAAGGTTCACACTTGTCACACAAGTGGCCTCATTCAGCTGGAGCGCAATGAGAAAATCCATTTGCGTGATATTCACAGACAACGCAATGTCATCTTCAGGAATCGCAATAATCGCAGCTACTTTGGCATCATCAAGATCTAG
- the LOC132788897 gene encoding LOW QUALITY PROTEIN: uncharacterized protein LOC132788897 (The sequence of the model RefSeq protein was modified relative to this genomic sequence to represent the inferred CDS: deleted 1 base in 1 codon; substituted 2 bases at 2 genomic stop codons), which yields MHSKLQFRAFPVCNTQILISVVIFFWHTRCNIVQILKLCKYGNYAVLKLPTTSNRTTKAASASGVTMSVQLAVVVAAVAYLGLGLIASVHATPQHAAYSLQAAVDELHRREAAKYPLNAPPPSSHYGTDPLDDWDEESDLFGTGNKYKNRNRHRINKAIAKYLERDNDNAKNYDMGLGSPFAGYEFDDERDQQTNPNPNSNLFVDEKRKRSSSPFRERDEQYDAAAPVAAASSVFRERENLNNNAAAAAGDAASHSELTEQFLREIEEASEHERQDRYKAALRQLWEKYQQQENELLGNGDQDEHEQQQQLFEQKKRMRMPPYYLLMQKKRSYPVLPWLPYNGDKKKRFPVAKRAVAESPLAKTDERVAQELSELFGKPASDQQSEEKKKRSTEEQTKAASTTHQPETAATATALGDMRLEINFQRVNVTNAAPKETPTAAPAKAVGTPEMVMHGGHTGHHRKRSEHHSDEEYGEHDEHDGEGEGEESSDEDDHDEFDEDDEAEGEGEGDAGERRRKKKRAANAKHVHSPTVGHLMLRAKKSIDWSQYFGLDRKKKSEQLSEXVQSNKSXNDSKEEVEEDAQKKKKRELDPEKLESMDKKLQSIEDFIIDETIKYTGAHEGINNQEEIRKLKEHVLARLATAYSLEKMRRALDKLRQSVDAENHLLRNVIESDSDENTLDERWPSKRYSVKKEQADELAEDLQQSKKKRSGYMRYPEPPNAMDEAMSLNGAPYEALNDAYLGNKNYIIGSNQCPVIESMAERCRSVDLISGDLNQELLPVCGVHQICYLCGTSQVACDYQYLAEADSICGTSNECQAAARSVLMILRGTPGRQLGPRECLKNPCLYRAMREIGL from the exons ATGCATTCAAAGCTGCAGTTTCGAGCTTTTCCCGTTTGCAACAcacaaattttgatttcagTTGTGATTTTCTTTTGGCACACCAGGTGCAACAttgtgcaaatattgaaattgtgCAAATATGGGAATTACG CCGTATTAAAGTTGCCGACGACCAGCAacagaacaacaaaagcagcgtCAGCATCAGGAGTAACGATGTCTGTTCAATTGGCTGTTGTcgtggctgctgttgcctaTCTGGGACTGGGTCTCATTGCCTCAGTTCATGCAACGCCGCAGCATGCAGCCTACTCTCTCCAGGCGGCAGTCGATGAGCTGCATCGCCGCGAGGCTGCCAAGTATCCTCTGAACGCTCCGCCACCCTCCAGCCATTATGGCACGGATCCTCTGGACGATTGGGACGAAG AAAGCGATTTATTTGGCACTGGCAACAAGTATAAGAATCGGAATCGCCATAGAATAAATAAGGCAATTGCCAAGTACTTAGAGCGCGATAATGATAATGCTAAGAACTATGACATGGGTCTGGGCTCACCATTTGCCGGTTATGAGTTCGATGATGAGCGCGACCAGCAAACGAATCCCAATCCTAATTCAAATCTCTTTGTGGACGAGAAACGCAAGCGCTCCTCGTCGCCCTTTAGGGAACGTGACGAGCAGTACG ACGCCGCCGCACCAGTTGCCGCCGCTTCGTCCGTCTTCCGTGAACGTGAGAACCTGAACAACaatgccgccgccgccgctggaGATGCAGCCAGTCACAGTGAGTTGACCGAGCAGTTCTTGAGGGAGATTGAGGAGGCCAGCGAGCATGAGCGTCAGGATCGTTACAAGGCCGCTTTGAGGCAGCTCTGGGAGAAGTATCAGCAACAGGAGAACGAACTGCTTGGCAATGGCGATCAGGATGAAcacgagcaacagcaacagctctTCGAGCAGAAGAAACGCATGCGCATGCCTCCATACTATCTGTTGATGCAGAAGAAACGCTCGTATCCGGTGCTGCCCTGGTTGCCCTATAATGGCGACAAGAAGAAGCGATTCCCCGTGGCCAAGCGCGCGGTTGCCGAGTCCCCGTTGGCCAAGACCGATGAGCGTGTGGCCCAGGAGCTAAGCGAACTCTTTGGCAAGCCCGCCAGCGACCAGCAGTCGGAGGAGAAGAAGAAACGTTCGACCGAGGAGCAAACCAAAGCCGCGTCCACAACTCATCAACCGGAGACAGCAGCCACCGCCACAGCTTTGGGTGATATGCGTCTAGAGATCAACTTTCAGCGAGTGAACGTCACGAATGCGGCTCCAAAGGAGacaccaacagcagcgccAGCCAAGGCAGTTGGCACTCCCGAGATGGTCATGCATGGTGGACACACGGGACACCATCGGAAGCGCAGCGAGCATCACTCGGATGAGGAGTACGGCGAGCACGATGAACACGATGGTGAGGGCGAGGGAGAAGAAAGTTCCGATGAGGATGATCACGATGAGTTCGATGAGGATGACGAAGCTGAGGGCGAGGGTGAAGGCGATGCTGGCGAGCGACGACGCAAGAAGAAGCGTGCTGCCAATGCCAAACATGTTCATAGTCCAACTGTGGGTCACTTGATGCTGCGTGCC AAAAAATCCATCGATTGGTCGCAATACTTTGGACTCGATCGCAAGAAGAAATCTGAGCAGCTGTCAGAGTAAGTGCAATCCAACAAATcatgaaat GACAGCAAAGAGGAAGTCGAAGAGGATGcccagaagaagaagaagcgcgAACTTGATCCCGAGAAGCTGGAGAGCATGGACAAGAAGTTGCAGTCCATCGAGGACTTCATCATTGATGAGACCATCAAGTATACGGGTGCACACGAGGGCATCAACAACCAGGAGGAGATTCGAAAGCTCAAGGAGCATGTGTTGGCACGCCTAGCGACCGCTTATAGTCTGGAAAAGATGCGTCGGGCACTGGATAAGCTGCGTCAGTCCGTGGATGCTGAGAATCATCTGTTGCGCAATGTCATTGAATCCGATTCGGACGAGAACACATTAGATGAGCGCTGGCCATCGAAGCGCTACAGCGTAAAGAAGGAGCAGGCTGATGAACTGGCAGA AGACCTACAACAGTCGAAGAAGAAGCGCAGCGGTTACATGCGTTATCCAGAGCCGCCCAATGCCATGGATGAGGCCATGAGCTTGAATGGTGCTCCCTACGAGGCCCTCAACGATGCTTACTTGGGCAACAAGAACTACATCATTGGCTCCAATCAATGTCCCGTTATCGAATCCATGGCGGAGCGTTGCCGCAGCGTTGATCTCATTTCCGGAGATTTGAACCAAGAGCTTCTTCCAGTCTGCGGCGTCCATCAGATTTGCTATCTCTGC GGCACATCGCAAGTGGCCTGCGATTATCAGTATTTGGCCGAGGCGGACTCCATCTGTGGCACCAGCAACGAATGCCAGGCTGCAGCTCGCTCCGTGCTGATGATCCTGCGTGGGACTCCCGGACGTCAGCTGGGTCCACGTGAATGTTTGAAGAATCCTTGCTTGTACCGAGCCATGCGTGAGATTGGTCTCTAA
- the LOC132788896 gene encoding prenylated Rab acceptor protein 1, protein MEVPPRAAGGQTTKWDLQNIPSLQNLPSPLELIHTVRRSLRPWTVFFNIGNFKTAVSMQRLNNRIMRNLSYFQSNYIFVFIVLMIYCLITSPLTLFVVAGVAYGCHRIRTKNSNVTLLGHTISPKQQIVGINLCAAPLLFLVGAGAVLFWTLGASCFVIFMHAIFYNIDAIVTEENEGFMSQVV, encoded by the exons ATGGAGGTGCCGCCTCGGGCAGCTGGTGGCCAGACAACAAAATGGGATCTACAGAA CATACCCTCACTTCAAAATTTAccctctcctttggaattgATACACACAGTACGACGGTCGTTGCGTCCATGGACAGTGTTCTTCAACATTGGAAATTTTAAGACAGCTGTCAGCATGCAACGTCTAAACAATCGTATTATGCGGAATCTATCTTATTTCCAAAGCaattacatatttgtattcattGTGCTAATGATATACTGTCT GATTACGTCGCCGCTTACATTGTTTGTCGTGGCGGGCGTTGCTTATGGTTGTCATAGGATTCGTACAAAGAACTCGAACGTAACGCTTCTTGGACACACGATATCGCCGAAGCAACAAATTGTCGGTATCAATTTGTGTGCGGCACCTCTGCTGTTCCTGGTCGGAGCTGGCGCCGTATTATTCTGGACACTAGGTGCTTCCTGCTTTGTCATCTTCATGCATGCTATATTCTATAACATTGATGCAATTGTAACGGAAGAGAACGAAGGATTCATGTCGCAGGTTGTTTAA